In one window of Nicotiana tabacum cultivar K326 chromosome 12, ASM71507v2, whole genome shotgun sequence DNA:
- the LOC142167382 gene encoding uncharacterized protein LOC142167382, producing the protein MANLDIDNPRHPLYLQPSDAPGNVIISVRLTGTKNYSVWSRAKKIALRAKRKLGFINGTCTKAQFTADLCEEWVRVNAIVLTWIMSTVSPELVNGIVYANNAHEVWTDLQDRFDKINGSRIYNLHREIPTISQGTSNVSAYHSRLKLLWDEYSALIPSLPITPGTRDSIVHSE; encoded by the coding sequence ATGGCGAACTTAGATATCGATAATCCTCGACATCCTTTGTATCTTCAACCGTCTGATGCTCCAGGGAATGTGATAATCTCGGTTCGATTGACAGGAACTAAAAATTATTCTGTATGGAGCAGAGCAAAGAAGATTGCATTGCGAGCCAAGCGCAAATTAGGGTTTATCAATGGTACCTGCACTAAAGCACAATTTACTGCTGATTTGTGCGAGGAATGGGTACGTGTTAATGCCATTGTTCTCACTTGGATTATGAGCACCGTATCGCCAGAATTGGTCAATGGGATAGTCTATGCTAATAACGCTCATGAGGTGTGGACAGATCTTCAAGATCGTTTCGACAAAATCAACGGATCGAGAATTTACAATCTCCATCGAGAAATACCCACAATTTCTCAAGGTACTTCTAATGTCTCTGCCTATCATTCGAGACTCAAACTGTTATGGGATGAATATAGTGCTCTTATTCCTTCTCTTCCTATAACACCTGGGACGAGAGATTCCATAGTTCATTCAGAATAA